One part of the Solea solea chromosome 16, fSolSol10.1, whole genome shotgun sequence genome encodes these proteins:
- the gper1 gene encoding G-protein coupled estrogen receptor 1, whose product MWPLTQDSATTVSMEVQTASLLWIYVNGTEELNASHEYNATDLTENSDNYHSYTIGLFLSCLYTILLFPIGFIGNILILVVNLNHREKMTIPDLYFVNLAVADLILVADSLIEVFNLNEKYYDYAVLCTFMSLFLQVNMYSSIFFLTWMSFDRYIALASSISSSPLRTMQHAKLSCGLIWMASILATLLPFTIVQTQHRGEVHFCFANVFEIQWLEVTIGFLVPFSIIGLCYSLIGRILMRAQKHRGLWPRRQKALRMIVVVVLVFFICWLPENVFISIQLLQGTADPSQRTATTLWHDYPLTGHIVNLAAFSNSCLNPIIYSFLGETFRDKLRLFVKRKASWSAVNRFCRHSLDLHLPVRDVVSQV is encoded by the coding sequence ATGTGGCCTCTGACTCAAGACAGTGCAACCACGGTCAGTATGGAAGTGCAGACTGCCTCTTTGCTGTGGATATATGTTAACGGGACAGAAGAGCTGAACGCTTCGCATGAATACAACGCCACAGATCTGACCGAAAACTCAGACAATTACCACTCCTACACGATTGGTCTCTTCCTGTCCTGCCTCTACACCATCCTCCTCTTTCCTATTGGATTTATTGGGAACATCTTAATCCTGGTGGTGAACCTGAACCACAGAGAGAAGATGACCATCCCTGACCTTTACTTCGTGAACCTGGCCGTGGCCGACCTCATCCTGGTGGCCGACTCCCTCATCGAGGTCTTCAACCTGAACGAGAAGTACTACGACTATGCCGTCCTCTGCACCTTCATGTCCTTGTTCCTGCAGGTCAACATGTACAGCAGCATCTTCTTCCTCACGTGGATGAGCTTTGACCGCTACATAGCCTTGGCGAGCTCCATAAGCAGCAGCCCGCTGAGGACTATGCAGCACGCCAAGCTCAGCTGTGGTCTCATCTGgatggcgtccatcttggccaCGCTCCTGCCCTTCACCATCGTGCAGACACAGCACAGGGGCGAGGTGCACTTCTGTTTCGCCAACGTCTTTGAGATCCAGTGGCTGGAGGTCACCATTGGCTTTTTGGTGCCCTTCTCCATCATCGGCCTTTGCTACTCTCTGATTGGACGCATCCTCATGCGGGCGCAGAAGCACCGTGGACTGTGGCCACGGCGGCAGAAGGCGCTGCGCATGATCGTGGTGGTGGTTCTGGTGTTCTTCATCTGCTGGCTGCCGGAGAACGTCTTTATCAGCATCCAGCTGCTGCAGGGCACGGCTGACCCTTCGCAGAGGACTGCTACCACACTGTGGCATGACTACCCGCTCACGGGCCACATTGTGAACCTGGCGGCCTTCTCCAACAGCTGCCTCAACCCCATTATCTACAGCTTTCTAGGAGAGACCTTCAGAGACAAGCTGCGACTCTTCGTTAAGCGGAAGGCCAGCTGGTCGGCAGTGAACCGCTTCTGCCGCCACAGCCTTGATTTGCACCTCCCCGTTAGGGACGTAGTGTCTCAGGTGTGA
- the gpr146 gene encoding probable G-protein coupled receptor 146 has protein sequence MWICMVYNETDTSVDIRLCQDFSLILSVSSLIYLLVCFPLGLCYNVLLVVVNLSNKVSMTMPDVYFVNMAIAGLVLNVVAPVELLSSTFTYWYAWEYNNEVYITLLILFNISSLVIMYSTTLLSLDYYIERALPRTYMSSVYNTKHVCGFIWGGAVLTSFSSLLFYVCNHISTKMVECSKMQNKEAADAIMMFIGYVVPAVAVLYAFVLILRIRKESTPLDQDSARLDPSIHRLLLASVCVQFVLWTPYYMTLLVHTVAGAPGHHSNPQYLNTYYFLGCVSKLLAFSSSFAMPLMYRQMNKNFSNKLQRLLRRLHCGGQSCPHERSTVQQVVT, from the coding sequence ATGTGGATCTGCATGGTTTACAATGAGACGGACACCAGTGTGGACATCCGCCTCTGCCAGGACTTCAGCCTCATCCTCTCAGTCTCCTCCCTCATCTACCTCCTGGTGTGCTTCCCACTGGGGCTGTGCTACAATGTGCTGCTGGTCGTGGTCAACCTCTCCAACAAGGTGTCCATGACCATGCCGGACGTCTATTTCGTAAACATGGCCATCGCGGGCCTCGTGCTCAACGTGGTGGCTCCCGTGGAGCTGCTGAGCTCCACCTTCACCTACTGGTATGCGTGGGAGTACAACAACGAGGTCTACATCACCCTGCTCATCCTCTTCAAcatctcctctctggtcattATGTATTCCACCACGCTGCTCAGTCTGGACTACTACATCGAGCGGGCGCTGCCTCGCACGTACATGTCCAGCGTGTACAACACCAAACACGTGTGCGGGTTCATCTGGGGCGGCGCGGTGCTCACCAGCTTCTCCTCGCTGCTCTTTTACGTGTGCAACCACATCTCCACCAAGATGGTCGAGTGCTCGAAAATGCAGAACAAGGAGGCGGCGGACGCCATCATGATGTTCATCGGCTACGTGGTTCCAGCTGTGGCCGTCCTTTACGCCTTTGTGCTGATTTTGCGCATCAGGAAGGAGTCCACGCCTCTGGACCAGGACTCTGCTCGTTTGGACCCTTCTATACACAGGCTGCTGTTGGCCTCAGTCTGTGTACAGTTTGTCCTCTGGACTCCATACTATATGACTCTGTTGGTACATACTGTAGCCGGAGCGCCAGGGCACCATAGCAACCCACAATACTTAAATACTTATTATTTCTTGGGATGTGTGTCGAAGCTGCTGGCGTTCTCCAGCAGTTTTGCGATGCCTCTCATGTACAGGCAGATGAACAAGAACTTCTCCAATAAGCTCCAGCGGCTGCTCCGGCGGCTGCACTGCGGAGGCCAGTCTTGCCCTCATGAACGCTCTACAGTGCAGCAAGTGGTGACGTGA